Proteins found in one Quercus robur chromosome 2, dhQueRobu3.1, whole genome shotgun sequence genomic segment:
- the LOC126703018 gene encoding uncharacterized protein LOC126703018 — protein sequence MGTPRVVKSQAITDLLAQFPREEEFPLDDEVPGEVVMAEEVREQWVMKFNGSSTTHSGGVEVVLYHEEDKAVALSFKLEFPCSNNTAEYEAYLTGLATALEMRVKHLKVLGDSNLVICQAKGSFSLKKPSLAPYKAMVQRMEEKFSTFEIEHAPRNENWFVDALATLGSQIIFKRSIARIEVSKREESIIEVLKEKFREEQGEGDWQIPIKEILVKGDDAAELKMLKDYALVKEELYRRMLGGVLSRCVGQEEAQRKLKEIYDKTYGSCREVSLYRRLQRAGFYWPSMGKDAN from the coding sequence ATGGGGACACCTAGGGTAGTGAAAAGTCAGGCTATAACGGATTTATTGGCACAGTTTCCAAGAGAGGAAGAATTCCCACTGGATGATGAAGTTCCAGGGGAAGTAGTCATGGCAGAAGAAGTCAGAGAACAGTGGGTAATGAAGTTCAATGGATCTTCTACTACCCATTCCGGGGGGGTAGAAGTAGTTTTGTATCATGAAGAAGACAAGGCAGTGGCGCTATCATTTAAGTTGGAATTCCCCTGTTCGAACAACACAGCGGAGTACGAGGCCTACTTAACTGGGCTTGCCACGGCCCTCGAAATGAGAGTCAAACATTTGAAAGTATTGGGAGATTCGAACTTGGTTATCTGCCAGGCTAAGGGAAGCTTTTCCTTAAAGAAGCCTAGCCTAGCCCCGTATAAAGCGATGGTCCAGAGAATGGAAGAGAAATTTTCAACCTTTGAAATTGAGCATGCTCCGAGAAATGAAAATTGGTTTGTCGATGCATTGGCTACACTGGGTTCGCAAATAATCTTCAAAAGGAGTATTGCCAGGATAGAAGTCAGTAAAAGGGAAGAATCCATCATTGAGGTACTGAAGGAAAAGTTCCGGGAGGAACAGGGCGAAGGGGATTGGCAGATCCCCATAAAGGAAATCTTGGTAAAGGGAGACGATGCAGCAGAATTAAAGATGTTAAAAGATTATGCCTTGGTAAAAGAAGAGTTGTATCGCAGGATGCTAGGTGGGGTCTTATCCAGATGCGTGGGGCAGGAAGAAGCccaaagaaaattgaaagaaatatacGACAAGACTTACGGGTCTTGCAGAGAAGTCAGTCTTTACCGCAGACTTCAGAGAGCAGGCTTCTATTGGCCAAGTATGGGTAAAGATGCAAATTAA